The genomic DNA CGTTAGGCACACCCGAGTTGTGCAACGAGAAAATAAAGTAGTGCAAGCATTAACATCGAATCTCAAAGCAATGGAGAATTCAAGCAACCTCGAGAAGCAACCCGAAACTTCAACTGAACAAACTCAATTCACCCCGACTCCTACACAGCCATAACCCAACACCTTTATATCGTctgaacaacaaccacaaacCACCCAAGCTGCTTCTCCACTTCCATCTATGCCACCACCACCATTCCCGGATTTAGACAACATGCCACCCCTCACAACTCAACCAATATCCTTCCAATACCCAACATACACCCAAACTTCTAGCATTCAACATTCTTCACCATACGTGAGGATCGTTGACGATCAGAGCACCGCCCTACCTAATCAAGCACAACCCGTTAACTCATCCACTTCAATTTATTTACCGACACAACCATCCCATTACCAACCAGCTAAGCATCAACGGTTCTCTTTCAGACCTTCAATACTTGAGCTAGAGAATAGTTCAAGGGATTTTGGGGATGATTACGATGAATATGATAATTACGGTAATCAAGGTGAGTGGCAAGGAATGCAATTGGGTAATTACGAAGGGAATATGGGTTCGAGAGTATTAGAACAGGGGAATCAGAATGTTTTGGGTTATCAAACGGTTTTGCAGCAACAACAAGTTCCATATCAACAACCGCAGGTGCAACCGATACCGATACAGCATCAATATAATCAACCTGACCCAGTCAATCAGCAGCCTGTTCCGAGAAGGCCGGTGGTGGATATTCCATTACCACCACCGGTACCTCAGATGCAGGGTCAGGCAAGACCGCTGCCACGAAACCTACACCGACCGGTGATTTTACCGGAAGGAATTCCACGACGAAATAATCAAGGTCCAGTTCGAGGTATAGAGAGCCACTTCAGACCTGCTATAGTTAACAACCCATCACCGGTTGTGATCCCGCAATTACAATGAGGGCGGTCATTCGAAGTACGAACACAATCAATATCCAGTCTGCCTAAGTTTCATGGTCACGCACATGAAGAACCATATCTACACATTGCTGCATATGATGCACGTTGCAACACAATCAGCAGCCAAGGTTTCTCAGTTGATGATGTGAAATTGGTACTTTTCCAATTCACACTTGAAGACAAAGCACAGCAATGGTTTCATTCGCTACCGTCAGCTTCGATCTTCACATGGGGCGAAATGCAGCAACAATTTTTAGATGAGTTCTATACTCATTTGCGTACTAACAACGCCAGGAAGGATATTCGAGGGTTTCGACAACAGCCCGGTGAGTTATTTCACGAAGCGTTCAATCGTTTCAAAATGATGCTCAAGAACTGTCCACATCATGAGATATATTTGTGGGAGCTTATTAATACATTCCACGAAGGCCTAACAGATGAAGATGCCAGGGATGGAAATTCAATATCCAATGGAACTTTTGGAATGAATTACGAAGAAGATGATTGGGAATATTTGGAAAGAACCGCAAGGGCGTCAAAACGCAAGGCTCAATCTTCTAGAAGTGCACGACAGTCAACAGTGAGAGCAGTAGAGAATCCACCGGAGGTAAGTGGTCAGTTTCCGTTGTGTGGTCATTGTGGGGATATAGGGCACATTGCTGATCAGTGCCCTAACATTATCGGTAATCTGGATGAGGTGAATATGATGCAAGGAAGTGGGAACAGGTATTCGGGTTTCCAAGGAAACAACCAATATTACCAGCCCCGGAACCAAAATAATTATCAAGGGGGTAATAATTTGGGTTTCTAACGAATTTACCAACATAGTAATGGTCAGGTGAATAATGATatgatggagatgttgaaagTAATTCAACTTGATTTACAAAACCAAAGGCTTGAGCTGCAAAATCGTGCTCAAAAGGATGAAATGGGAGATAAAGCCGTTCAGTCATTAACCACACAAATGGCCCAACTTGCAACCGATGTGAAGGAGTAGAAACAGCAAAACGGGAAGCTTCCCAATGACACTCAAACGAACCCCAAGCACGGGAAGAATATACCAGTCAGCGGGGTAAGCTTCGTTCCTAAAAACAATTTGAATGATAAATTTTTAACTTCTTCTGTTTCCCATGTGATTGCAGGTTTAAGTGGCGCAAATGAGGATGGAGATGGGTGTGACTCAGGAGAGCCGGTCGTCCCGATTCGAGTGGGAAAGTTCAAAATCCACAAGGCATTGTTGGATTATGGAGCTGGGATGAGTGTTCTTCCCGGTAGCCTTTATGACCAGTAGGACTTTGGTCCGTTACACGCAATTGATCAAATGGCCATGTTTGCGGATGCGAGTTTAAAGCAATCTCGAGGGGTTGTAAAGGATGTGGTAATTCAGCTCGGCGAGTTCTACTACTCGGTCAATTTTACGGTGGTTGATTATGCAACCGCACCAACCTACGCACAACCGAAGGTAATTTTGGGTCGCCCGTTCCTGTATACAGCAAATGCACAAATCGACTGCAGGAATGGGATGGTAATTTTAAGTTACAAGAATCGTAAGCTGTATTTCAATGTATTTTTAAAATCTATTGCTTATGATCTTCTGAATGATGTGAGTCCCACAGGTGCTACTAATGAGATTGGTTCGAGTGGAGGTAATTTTTGCAGGTCTGAGTTAACGAATGATGGAAGGCAGGTGAACAAGACAGCTATGAGAGGAAGAGCAATTGCAGGAAAACCACCCGATGGTGGGAGTGAGTGGGGCAACAAGGCTGAGGTTGAACTCAACTGGCGTGGAGCTGCGAACCTTCCACAAGATTGGACAATGATGTATGGAGAGAAATGGGGAGGCAAGCGTTCAGATGAACCTCCCTGAGTacatcaggtacggtctggctgaagacctaaaacttagcgctctcgggaggcagcccgaggatgtagagcaGTGTACCTTGTTTTGTGttggtgttgtgtttgtgttttgacaggttctTGATTCAATCATCACGGATGCAacaattcaagtgtggggatgttctGCAACATCCCCAGTGAGATATCAAAGAATCGATGGAATACGTCTATTCTGGTTAAAGCACAACAACAGCATCACAACAGAGAcatgatcaggtgcatgtgtttatctatcttaccttatttttggtgtgttttgttGTTCTTGGTGGTGTTTAAACTCTATGTGTCGTTTAGGGgatgtgttttgtttgtttgtgttgtgATGAGTTAGCCGCTCATTTAGGTTTGTTGGTTGGATTCCCGGGCTATATTTTAAaagcaccatacattggggacaatgtatcccaagtgtggggatggggggagcCCGGGAAGGGATTGTGGATAAAGCTTGAAGAGATTGAGATGAGATTGAAATCGATGAAAATTggtaaaaattgaaaatttttaaaattttaaaatttttcatcGCCTTAAAAAAGCTAATTGGATACGAAAACCTGAAGTTTCAATCACTAATAGGCTTCTTACCTGTAGTAGGCTAGATTAGTCCCttgtcatggttgtccctttaagtttcatgagagtaggttTGACAAGTGTTTTATAGGAAATGAGTTGAAAAGAGATGTCTATCTAGGGGTAACATGTTTTAATTGCATATGCTACATGTCGTCAACCCTTGTTACCTTTTCTTGGTGAGATCTTGAGCCTGTAGACGGATAGGATACATTATATGATGAATTCGTTTGTTGAGTGCAGGCTACgtgttattctgtgttagaacttgtatgattCGATGCATGCTAAGAATGTGGGTTTGACATGTGCACATATATGATGAAGGCATTAGGATTTCCTGTTATACCcttttgtgtttgtgtttctttCGTGTTATTCACCAATTTcccttagtagccctgttgagcctaaCTACCTTTCGTTTGTTCGCCCATTGTCTATTGCGAAAAACCGACCGTGATGATATtgctatgaaaaagaaaaaaaaattgaaaaaaaagaaaaagaaaagaaaaagaaaaaaatagaaaaatatgtgaaggaaaatgaaaaagaaaagaacaaAAACAGAAGTGTTGAGAATATCGTCCATgttcttgggtagaaaccaacACAAAAGTATAAGCTGTGGTTGAATAAAGTTATCACGGTTTGGTTATTGTTTGTTAGCCaattagaaaagaaaaagaattaaaaaaattcCTACCTTTACCCTAAGCCCAAAACCCGAAGGCCCTTTTGGCTTTTGATGTGTGCCATGTTAGAcgatacagtggaggtgtgattgtcatACAAGCCTATGATTGCAGGATTCATGTTTGCTTATTGAGTTtttatatactagcacattacacgctagtccaTATATTAAACCGAGAGGAGAGTACATTGTGAGGGGTGTGTAGCATGTGTCTAATTGTAAACATGTTAGTTTTAGATAGACAAGTCTTAAGTTTTTGAAATTGCATTATTTACTTGTCAGACTGTCAATCTCGATTATGTCAGTCTATGGgatgggtatgacttgggactgaACAGGTTGAACCGGTTAAGGGGTTTAGCGGTGTTGTTGCTATGGTGATTAGTTCTAgttggtttgcttgaggacaatcaaaggtAAGTGTGTGGATGTGATGGATGGATTTATGAATGTGATTTATATGTGTTTAATGTCTAATCTTATGCATATTTGGTTGTTTATATCTGTGGAATTGGATAACTATGAGAAAATGATGTTTTGTAGGTTAAATACGAAGATTGGATGAGTTTTGGGGAATGTTAATGGATTGAAAATAAAGATATTAtaagatggcatgatagagggttGAATTACGAagacgtgggcgaaaacggtgcgTAAAACGGAGCTAAAACGAAGAAATTATGAAGAAAATAATTTTGGAAGAATCTGCCGACTGTAAGCTACGGTTTACcaaccgtaggctacggttggGTGCTGATGTTTGGTCAGAATTTCAAAACTGTAAGCTACGGTTCCcaaaccgtagcctacggtttgGGTTACGGAAAAACGTGAATTTGAGGGTTTTTATGATATATTAGGGTTGGCTAATGTGGGCAATCATAATCTATCACTCAAGGTCGATCCAAGGCACTAAGACACTAAATATTGAAGGTTTCTTTCACTCCAATCCATCAAGATTCTCCATTCAATCACCGAATCAACCATGATTTCTTCATCAAAtcaagcttttgaagattcttcgtgcgagatgagcggctaaactttttatggtttcctccggatggagggtttttgtaagttgatTGATATTATGTGTTGACACAATCGTTTTAcctggtgatctaagcattcgatgcttttcaccattgatttgatttcttgattgtaaacagttacgtttatttaaaccttaatttctaagcattcagttcccgagagttctagtaattgggatatatttgacatggggttagggtttgtaaattgtaattgataatcattcgataacctcctgttatgtattgaccggagtacttagtcgttggttatcacaattgataaattaaattaaacacttatgtctatgtgagtgtttcgattaaacacataatttaaTCTAGttgcaaaacctgaaatctggaggaaccatcttttctctcattgatttaaaacacaaatttttattcgttaatttagctatttctcacaatcaaacaaaccgATTTTCTCATTAAGTAATATTTAATCAGTCCTTTTCATTAAGACATTTTCCACAGTCCTCCCTTGGTTCGATACCCTGCTTATTCtgtactaatagtttaaataggttttcgcatgtcactaacgacagacatcatcCTCCACCCATGGTGAGGTGGCGCCTACATGGTGGTTAGTCTCCAAAAGGACTAAGCAAACCACACCCCATGGTCTAACCTGCACCTGTTTCTGTCAAAGCTAGTTCACCCCCACCTTACCCGCCCCACCTGTTTTTCTAGGCATAGCTAAAAGGGTCCTAGTTTTCACTCCAATTACTTTTGATGGCTTGTTTTGTATGTTTTCTAGATCAATGTACACTTGTAAATGCCTAATGTACAAGCCTCCATTCAGGGATGGACCTAAATAACGGGTTGGTTGGGTGGGCGgacgcaccccttgaaaaaaaattagtgtattttataGGTAAAAATACCTATCGCACCCCTTAAAAGTTTGGTTAAATCGCTCGTTCGCACCTCAGACAATAATTCCTAGTCCGCCACTGCTTCCATTCCATATAGTACAAGGCTACAAGCCTCCCCAAACTGTAGTCCATATAGTACAAGGCTACAAGCCTCCCCAAACTGTAAAACTGATGTTccatacttttatttttatagaaGTGAAATGTAAATGTAAAGTACTCTTATAATGTGCAAATCTGAGTGTAAACACACAATCCACCATCAAAAGGTGGTCATGATTATGATGGTACACCATTGTGGCATGGCATGGGCCACCATGTGTGACCAAAGGTCAAAAAGACCCCTTTTTCATCACACCCATATCCTCATCTTCAAACCAATCAAGCAAATCAAAATTACTTTAATGCAAGGTAAACCCTTTATTGAAAGCTAGAAATACCAACCATACACTTGTACCTTATGCATTACATGTTGTACTTTTCATTAAAACCCCACCAAACCAATTATACCcccataaaaaataaaaaaataacaagaACCTAACCCCCTTATCTTTTCCCCCTTCCCCATTTTTATACCATCTCCCCCTCAATGTTACATTCTTACCCCCTTTATTTATTGCTTTAAACATCTAAAGCACAAAACTATCAACACCCAAAATTGCTCTTCTTCCTAACCCCCCAAAAAACTTTGAACTTCACCTTGGTTTTGGTGATGCAAATGACCAAATAGGACGAACCGATCGTTGAACCAAAGGACTGCCTAAAAGAGAAGCTTGAGATCGGCTCAGCAGCTCAACCATCGACGGGGTTTGGTAGGCTTGCACCAGGCTAGAACTATCGGTTGAGTCTCCACGAGCCGTGGCTCGTTGCCACGAGTGTGAGCTTAGCCCGGATAATATGTAAGCCCTTCCGGATTCTTCATACATTTTTCTGCTAGTCATTCTTTCTTGCATTTCCTTGAGCTCGGCGTCTAGTGCCACGCATAACCGGTCACCGGACTTAGCCGAGATTGTTTCGGAGAGAACCCGTCTGCAGTTCTCGAGGGTACGAATGGCTTGCGCCAGATCACCTTCTTCTGCTGCGGTTCTCGCTTGTACCATGGCTTCCGCAGCTTGTAACCTGTTCTTTTGTCGATCGACTTCAACAGAAACAAGTTCTTGAACAAGACTTTCGGGTCTTTTAATCGTGACGTTCACGCTCTTTAAGTTGACCGTCTCTTTGGTCAACAGATCGGTGTAACAACATCTCACTTGCAACAAACAAGTCTCGTTAAAAGTCAACTCTTTCGGGACGTTGACCGAAACAAGAAAATCCCTCTCTTCATCAGCATACAAATCTCCCACATCAACACATCCCGATTTTCCACCCGACATCACGTGACTTTTGTAGCTACCCGCCTTTAAAGATCCGATAACAACATCAGGGTTTACACTCTCGACGATCACTCGAGCATCTTTGACCACAACGCTCAAAAGCCCACCGATACATTGCGCAAACGCATCTTGAATCACACTTTCCGTTTCAATAAACGAAAACGTTCCACCCGAAATCTCCGAAATCGAGTGCATTGACGAAGCGTCATGATCCGCCCCGAACCCGAATGCATGTACCGGAATTTTGTTCCCCAAGTTCCCGTTACCGCAGTGGATAGACTGCGGAACGAGTAATTCGTAATTTAACGGATTTTTCCGGCCACCGGAATTTGAACTTCTGTTCACGGTATACGTATCTTGTCCATCTGATAGTAGAATTATACTCCCGACTGGATTATTCTCCCTTCGGTCTTCCATCACTTTCGCACCTTTTCTTAGACCTTCGGCAATATTAGTACCACCACTAGCGATCAACGAGTTGACAGCCTGGAGAGCCTGTTGCTTACCCGTATCGGACATTTTCCGGAGGGGAAAGAGGCGGCGCGCGGTGGAGGAGAAGGCGATCACCGCCAGCCTATCCGCCGGTCCAAGATTCTGTATCACAAAACCCATGGCCCGCTTTAAAAGAGCGAGTTTTGTACCCGCCATGCTACCGCTCGTATCGAGAACCGTGACAAGATCAACCGGGGCCCGTGGGGTCTGGTTAAGGTTAAAAGTGGGACCATGGCTGGCATTACTGGACTTGACCCCCGAAACCGGAGCTGGAGCTTTGAGGTGAATCaaaaccgtgaaatcatcaaccGAACTGAACCGTGGAACCGCTTGAACCTCGGTGTACGTTTTAACCAATACCCTTTCCAAACTAGAGTTTTCCGAAGACGTTTTATTCGTCAACTTGAGGTCTAGCGGTTCGTCATCGTTGAAGCTGGTTGGTTCTGTTGGGGAGATCAGGGCGGCAGCATGGCGGGGGCTGTTTGGACGTGGTGGTATTGGGCGAAGCAAGGTCATAACCGGGTTGTCGTGTGACCAGTTTACAGGATTGATTCTTGTTCTTCCTAAGGGTGGGGCCGGATTAGTGGGACCCTGCAATGGAACTTCTTTCCATTTTGCTCCGTGTTTTACGTTTGATGCGATACACTGGAAATGGAACGAGTGTGCACATTCCGCTGTGAAAATGGCTTGACCTTCTCCACGTTTCATTGACGCTAAACATATCGTGCACGTTTTCTGTCATAACGAACATTTCTGTTTGTTAGAAAACGTAAACAATATTTTCAAGATTCATGGTATTCGACTATTCGTGAACCAAATCACTACGAAAATGACGTAAATTACAAAAAGACCAAGAATCTGAATTGTAAGCCTGCTTTAAAAAGCAGAAAGAAGTAAGAGGTCTAAGGCTTTTgactttcaaaactcaaaaagTCAAAATCATGTACTTTTTAAGTAAACTCAGTTGAACATATTTCACTATGATGTTCTCTTAATgttttataaataattaaatacatTTCCAATATTTCATGTAGCTATCAGTTTTTCTAAAATATAAACAGATTCAAATCAATTTCAAAGTCAAAAAGCAAGttgtttgacttttaaaagtcaaaacaAGCCTCATTCACACAAACAACAGAAGAATACGGCAAAACAGGATGGATTTGGTAACTACAAGACAATATGCAACAGTGCAAGACAACAACATAGAAAACAAACAAGAACCAAAAACCCTAAACCAAGAAAAATGTTATCTTTTGATTTTGgattttcttttgtcttttttcCCTAATTCATCTTTTTAATCATGAAGTAAATAGTCAACAAATGACTGAAATGAGGCCACCAACAGCTCTAAATCTTTACTTTTTCTCTCAAAAAGAAATCATACAGTCAATGGTTAAAGACTTGAAAAGAATATGTAAAGCAAGAATATGCAATCAACCCAATGATCTTTAAACTTAAAAGAATCAAAAACAACCACCAAGatactaaaaaaatatataaaaaaaaaacaagaagatAAAAAATTCTGACAGACAATAAACAAATCCAAGATTCTATAGTCAAATTCATAGctaaaaattaattaaattaagttaataaattaaaaaaataataaaaaataataaacctTAGAAGATCTGTTGAGGCTTTTAGACAGACGTAACCGAGGAGACGCCGGACGAGTCACCGGCGCCGGAGACAACAAAACATCACCGGAAAACCCAACGGAATGCGGCGGAGAATCTTCCGCATCAACCGTCACAAAAACACACAAATTCGTCGCTAAAGTGGTCTTCAATTTTCTCCATTTACTCCCCATTAAAACCAGATCTGCAAGTGGGTATTGAGCAAGATTATATGAATCAACAAATGGGAGGTGGGTTTCGAGAATAATTGAAGTTTGGCACGAAAACCGATGAgggtttctagagagagaaagaagaggaaaggtGGGGTTTTTATTGGAGTGAGAGAGATGATGAATGATGGATGTAGATTGAGAGTTTACTAGTTTAGCGTTGTTGTTAATGGCGGTTATTGAATGAATTTTGGTTGAGAGAGATGAAGATGAATGTGAGTGTTGTTGGTTTGTTTCCTTTTGTGggttgtgttgtttgacttttTGATTTGGTGATGTGTTTGAGAGTTGAGTAAGCGGCGcctctttttatatttttttttgaaaggtaaacttTATTAAGAAAAAACGGCCGGCCTGACTAAAAAACGCAGAACCGCACCACACCCAGCTACAACATATACAGAGGGAACCTATACCATTCTCTCCAAACCAAATCACAGAATTTGGACCTACTTTTTAACCACAGAAAACTAAGGACTTTAACCTCTCCAAAGATCTCCTCACTTTTACCTTTACCATCCGAAAAAATCTTCGCGTTCCTTGCCTTCCAAATGCACCAACATGTAACCGAAACGAGACCTCTGACTATATCCTTGTAAACTTTATCGCCATCAACATTCTTGAACAGATGAAGGATATCGACAAGAGAAAAAGCAAAAAGAGGTGGTAACTTGATCCAAGTACAGAAGCGACTCCAAACCTCATGCGAAATCCGACAAGCCGTGAATAGGTGAACAACATTTTCAGCCTCCTCACTGCACAAAACACACTGATCCGAATCCACCGAGATGTTTCTTTTAGCTAGAGCGTCTTTGGTAGGAATGCGATCAAGCATCGCCCTCCATAAGAATATGTTTACCTTAGACGGAACCCATTTGCAACCCACAACCGAGAACACACTGCCCGGACCCGGAGGTTCGAAGCACAATTGTTTAAACGACCGTGTCGAAAACATCCCAGACGTCTCCGGCACCCACCTCCACTTGTCAGCTTCCTCATTTAAAAAAACCCCCTCCACCGCCGCCATACATAAGCTCCATTCTGTCATTTCCTCCACTGATTCCGGAGGTCTGACCCAATCCCAAAACACCGGCGAATCTCCACCTAAAGCAGTAATTTTGTCTTTCAACAAGCAGTTCTTGACCTTTTCCAAAGCGAATAAGCTAGGATACACATACATTAACGGGGCGTCTCCTAACCACAAATCGATCCAGAACCGAATACTTTGACCATTACCCACTATTCCTTTAAAGAAACAGTTAAGTCTCTTGCCTTTTAACACAACCTTTGCCTCCGTCTTGACGATATTTTTCCACACTCCCGTTATCGCTGCGTTAATCGGAAAAAACGACCAATTTCTAGACTTTCCGTGGCAAGCTGAAACGACCCTTCTCCACAAGCTTTGTTCTTCCACCCT from Helianthus annuus cultivar XRQ/B chromosome 7, HanXRQr2.0-SUNRISE, whole genome shotgun sequence includes the following:
- the LOC110868304 gene encoding E3 ubiquitin-protein ligase WAV3; this encodes MGSKWRKLKTTLATNLCVFVTVDAEDSPPHSVGFSGDVLLSPAPVTRPASPRLRLSKSLNRSSKKTCTICLASMKRGEGQAIFTAECAHSFHFQCIASNVKHGAKWKEVPLQGPTNPAPPLGRTRINPVNWSHDNPVMTLLRPIPPRPNSPRHAAALISPTEPTSFNDDEPLDLKLTNKTSSENSSLERVLVKTYTEVQAVPRFSSVDDFTVLIHLKAPAPVSGVKSSNASHGPTFNLNQTPRAPVDLVTVLDTSGSMAGTKLALLKRAMGFVIQNLGPADRLAVIAFSSTARRLFPLRKMSDTGKQQALQAVNSLIASGGTNIAEGLRKGAKVMEDRRENNPVGSIILLSDGQDTYTVNRSSNSGGRKNPLNYELLVPQSIHCGNGNLGNKIPVHAFGFGADHDASSMHSISEISGGTFSFIETESVIQDAFAQCIGGLLSVVVKDARVIVESVNPDVVIGSLKAGSYKSHVMSGGKSGCVDVGDLYADEERDFLVSVNVPKELTFNETCLLQVRCCYTDLLTKETVNLKSVNVTIKRPESLVQELVSVEVDRQKNRLQAAEAMVQARTAAEEGDLAQAIRTLENCRRVLSETISAKSGDRLCVALDAELKEMQERMTSRKMYEESGRAYILSGLSSHSWQRATARGDSTDSSSLVQAYQTPSMVELLSRSQASLLGSPLVQRSVRPIWSFASPKPR